Proteins encoded together in one Eublepharis macularius isolate TG4126 chromosome 2, MPM_Emac_v1.0, whole genome shotgun sequence window:
- the LOC129324400 gene encoding 40S ribosomal protein S29, which produces MGHQQLYWSHPRKFGQGSRSCRVCSNRHGLIRKYGLNMCRQCFRQYAKDIGFVKLD; this is translated from the exons atGGGCCACCAGCAGCTCTACTGGAGCCACCCCAGGAAGTTCGGCCAGGGCTCGCGGTCCTG CCGCGTCTGCTCCAACCGCCACGGCCTCATCCGCAAGTACGGCCTCAACATGTGCCGCCAGTGCTTCCGCCAGTACGCCAAGGACATCGGCTTCGTCAAG CTCGACTGA